The Megalobrama amblycephala isolate DHTTF-2021 linkage group LG18, ASM1881202v1, whole genome shotgun sequence genome segment tcTAGATATTGTTTTTGGTGTGGATGGACCTTTAATTTAAACCAATTTAAGTCTGTACAGCTGTTATATTACAGTATTATGCTTTGCAATAATTAAAAAGTAGCACGTTCGATAGCTAATTGTTCACTTCAACATTTTCAGCCCAAGTATATTAACCAGCTGCTCCGTGCAGTGGAGGAGAGGAAGAAGGAACAAGAACGTCGTGATGAGAGGAAAATTCAGAAGGAAAGAGAAGCAGAGGGAGAGAAGTTTGCTGATAAAGAGGCCTTTGTCACCTCAGCTTATCGCCAGAAGCTTAAAGAAAGACAGGAAGAGttggagagagagaagagagaagcAGAGTTAGAAGGTGAGTTCTTGAAGTATAATGCATTGTTgttaaagaaaaatgaaaatttggtgattaattattcaccctcatgtcaatcCAAACCCGtaatacttttgttcatcttcggaacacaaatgaagatctttttgatgaaatctgagagctttctgtccctccatagactgcctttggaactgaaactttgacgcttcaaaaagttcataaagaaattATAAAACTAATCcttatgaattgagcagttagTCCAAacttttctcaagaaaaaatattgctttatataatgaacagattgaatttcggcttttattcacataaacattcatcaactcacacatcaatTGTGGtcaacagaagctcaagcaggTTTTCTTGACATGCGAGAacctagggctgggcgataaatCGATTTTATCGATTAACTCGAATTTGACGTTAAGGgcgatttgtttttaatgaaaatcgGTTTTCTCTTTAACTTCCACCACCGGCTCTCCCCTTAGGCTTCCGTAGTTCAGAGTGGGCTCGCCCTCCCCCCGCTTACCTTACAGTCAGCCGCACACAGACAACATAGCAGGTAACAGCGCAGAGCTCCTTCCAAAGAAAGGCACCGTTTCATCCGTTGTTTggaatggactatatgcacggagcgttctttagaacttccgcattaatataagccagctcgaaaacttccggtgagatgtcatttgctggtgtgttgagcatcagtagtgtaatacttagtttataatcagattatagtcacttaaataggcATAGCAtcaatttagttattcaaacataacacgcatacaaaataaataaataaggacgtacctcagtgttcctcctcggctaaattcaattcgaccatcagttttcacacttttatgtgaaaaaaaaaaagcttcaaaaattaaatatttattgtacactttagttagattcatttaataaaatgtgtgtttttataagagtgctgaaatcattgatcttgcgctgcattgactgacagctgctgtgattacaAGGTAAAAGTGCGGTATCACTTCCTGTTTAATTAATTCACcataaaagttattgtttttcttaagTTTTGTaagtatttcatacttcacattgacaaaatatatttgtaaaccTAGTTACTTTATAATGTTTAACATTTAGTcaaaaacaaagtgaaaaacGATTAGAGGAAATGGCTCACAAATGCGCAAATAcatgctactttgccgccacctgctggttaaagtggtaatattgtcttttttatttttaaataagtgttttctatcaaatgatgaatttactatatttttaaacgatcggttttacaatggggacaatctcagaaggatgaacaagtaatgtttgtggtcatcataAACTGCATAAGCGAAAATCTGAACAAAATAAAGAGTACATTTGTTTTGAGCAATTTCTTTGTcggttgttgtttgtttttaaatagaaaaaaaaaaaaatcgattaaaatcgaaaATCGGGTTTGGTGTGAAAAAAtcggagattttttttttaagtcatatcgcccagccctacgagaaccaatgaggttcattgttgtgttacacagcacgtttgagctacTGCAACAGGTTTGTTCTCGCGGGTCAAGCAGGTTTGGGTGAGCTTCTCTTTTtttgttcgctgatcaatgttcatatgtgaatataagcctaaattcagtctgttcatcatataaagcaatcgagtctcttcagaaaatttggactaaactgctcaattcatatagaTTAGTTTTTTTTGCGaactctttatgaactttttgaagcgtcaaagttccagttgcgtagctgtctatggagggacagaaagctctcggatttcatcaaaaagatcttcatttgtgttctgaagaagaacgaaagtcttacaggtttagaacgacatgagggtgagtaaataatgacagaattttcatttttgattgaactaaccctttaagagtatTAAAATGGACATACATAATAGTTTTCTTTATCATTTTCAGCTGCACTGGATGTCAAGAAGCAGAAGGATCTCAGTGGATTTTATAGACATCTTCTCAATCAGACAGTCGGAGAAGAGGCAGTTCCTGATCGTAGTGCTCAAAGGTGAGGCATATCCACCTTATCTTGCAATGCGGAAGcaagatatttatttttttgtgctaCACACCAGTGTTTGTGATTCTGTTTTTTTGAGACCAGAATCcttgcagatttaaaaaaaaaaaaaaaaaaaaaaaaaaaaaaaaagttcaaaatggCTGCGCCTGCTCTTACATTACAAATAAAGTGGATTCGTTTATCATAGATAACTGCAAAACAAGCAGGAACTTCAAGTATAAAGTGCATAAATTCACAATTACCTACCCCAGGTTAACATTAAATTGTTACAGGTAAATGGTCTTTCTGTACAGTTCTGCTCATAAGTTTACAAACCCCTTGCAAAACTTGCAACATgcttaacattaaaaaacaaacaaattgtaattatattatttttttaaaatgtaaataaaagctttcataaaaatagctttttttgaTAAAAGTATGTTGTAAATATcgttatatattattttataaaataataaatttttgAATTTTTCTGTACAGCAGAACCTGACTGGACCTGTCATTTAGGTCATTAACTGTTATGTTGATGAAACATAAATAAacctttaatttcatttaaattcatgCAGTATGAGACATGAAAAGTGTTCAGTTCAAACTGCATCAATTTATATCTGAaaagattaaagggatagttcaccaaacctgtatgaatttcttgaATACAAAGTGAGTAAATGAATTTCTTGAATAcaaagtgagtaaatgatgacaattttcatttttgggtgaactatccctttaattgctcTTTTATTCTTTGTTACTTTTTGACTATTTGAAAGTTTGAGTAACTCTTAAAGctctaattaaattattaatcatCAACTTGAACTTATTTTAGAGAGGACAAAGCTACAAgctctgcagcagcagaaaAGCCACCGACCCCAGAGCCTGCACCGAATCTAAGAGAAAGCGAGGCTGAATCCCACAGTGATGAGGACCAGAGCGATAACAGAGCAACGTTCAATAAAGCCACCACAAGCGGCAACCACTCAAAACGGCACTACAGACAAAAATCCCCTCATTCAGACAGTGGTGATGAGCAAGACTGGGAAAGGAAAGAGGTTAAAGAAAGGAGTCACAAATATAGAGATGGGGATAGGGCAAAGGAGAGAGAAAGGacgagagacagagaaagagaggacAAGCACAGTCATAGAAAGGAGGACAGGGACCGCAGAAGAGAGAGGGAACGAGACAGGGACAGAGAAGAGGACAGAAGCCGAGACAGGAGGGAAAGGCACAGAGATGACAGACATGGTAAGAGGGACAGAAGAAACAGCAGCCCAAAAGACAGAGAACGGGAGCGGAAAGGAGAGCAAGATCGAGACAGAAGAGACAGCAGCCCGAAGGACAGAGAACGGGACCGCAAAGAAGAGCAAGATCAGAGGGACAAA includes the following:
- the nsrp1 gene encoding nuclear speckle splicing regulatory protein 1 translates to MLNDRICCTPDSFGSKMAFSGKQYGLILPQKSASKSALLSRPSVFGDDSDDEASVGETLQKEAVKKKMMKQTRLEMQKALEENSTVYEYDSVYDDIQKERLESNKKLLGGTDKKPKYINQLLRAVEERKKEQERRDERKIQKEREAEGEKFADKEAFVTSAYRQKLKERQEELEREKREAELEAALDVKKQKDLSGFYRHLLNQTVGEEAVPDRSAQREDKATSSAAAEKPPTPEPAPNLRESEAESHSDEDQSDNRATFNKATTSGNHSKRHYRQKSPHSDSGDEQDWERKEVKERSHKYRDGDRAKERERTRDREREDKHSHRKEDRDRRRERERDRDREEDRSRDRRERHRDDRHGKRDRRNSSPKDRERERKGEQDRDRRDSSPKDRERDRKEEQDQRDKESQKMDTKTKIGDDEKISEGKTDDAKEEEKVMETEDQSDAKQEPSKFAKRSSDQTVNSARERYLARQIARFAVKPYIEKDED